The following are from one region of the Poecilia reticulata strain Guanapo linkage group LG7, Guppy_female_1.0+MT, whole genome shotgun sequence genome:
- the tp53inp2b gene encoding mucin-1 isoform X1 codes for MFQRLSNLLFGDVEEVAADLKGPNPCVTEADEEGWMLVNLADSDCMMQVEDDVGTPLTAQASPDSKLADHQNTQTRTECPASTPRPPHKRRRPHKGQTRGPTAPSEPLSCPSASPPHLGAATPVSLPRRARLSTPSSTPSMSPGSGSECGGSGGASRSGSERGCMDESWFVTPPPCFTAEGATAETSPMEDLLIEHPSMSVYVSPNNLSMLSSSNLSVVGEESIVSLASSASRVTEPAAPPATRSTMPTRVSRGAASQAGALAKVTQVARVQRYKARMERRHLSRSHIQRQNRVREQVPRHASHARNTFLHQPSKRNFCH; via the exons atgtttcagcGTCTTAGCAACCTGTTGTTCGGCGATGTGGAAGAGGTGGCAGCTGATCTGAAGGGACCCAATCCATGTGTGACTGAGGCCGACGAAGAGGGATGGATGCTCGTCAACCTGGCCG ACTCTGACTGCATGATGCAGGTGGAGGATGATGTGGGAACCCCACTGACTGCACAAGCATCACCCGACAGTAAACTAGCAGATCACCAAAACACGCAAACAAGGACTGAATGCCCAGCCTCCACGCCCCGTCCGCCTCATAAGCGTCGCAGGCCGCATAAAGGTCAGACACGGGGTCCAACAGCACCTTCGGAGCCCCTGTCTTGTCCCAGTGCTAGTCCACCACACTTAGGTGCTGCCACACCCGTGAGCCTCCCGAGACGGGCCAGACTGTCCACGCCCTCCTCCACCCCGTCAATGTCTCCAGGCTCTGGGAGTGAGTGCGGGGGCAGTGGGGGTGCCAGTAGGTCAGGATCAGAGAGAGGCTGCATGGATGAGAGCTGGTTTGTCACCCCTCCCCCCTGTTTCACTGCAGAGGGAGCCACGGCAGAGACCAGCCCCATGGAGGACCTGCTCATAGAGCACCCCAGCATGTCTGTGTATGTCTCCCCCAACAACCTGTCCATGCTCTCCAGCAGCAACCTGTCTGTGGTGGGGGAGGAGAGCATTGTCAGCCTGGCGAGCAGTGCGAG CAGAGTGACTGAACCAGCAGCTCCCCCAGCCACCCGCAGCACTATGCCTACCAGGGTGAGCCGTGGAGCGGCTTCCCAGGCCGGGGCTTTGGCCAAGGTCACCCAAGTGGCCAGGGTCCAGCGTTACAAGGCTCGCATGGAGCGCCGCCATCTGAGCCGCAGCCACATCCAACGCCAAAACCGTGTGAGGGAGCAGGTCCCTCGTCACGCTTCGCACGCCAGAAACACCTTCCTTCACCAGCCCAGCAAGCGCAACTTCTGTCACTAA
- the tp53inp2b gene encoding tumor protein p53-inducible nuclear protein 2 isoform X2, translating into MFQRLSNLLFGDVEEVAADLKGPNPCVTEADEEGWMLVNLADSDCMMQVEDDVGTPLTAQASPDSKLADHQNTQTRTECPASTPRPPHKRRRPHKGQTRGPTAPSEPLSCPSASPPHLGAATPVSLPRRARLSTPSSTPSMSPGSGKGATAETSPMEDLLIEHPSMSVYVSPNNLSMLSSSNLSVVGEESIVSLASSASRVTEPAAPPATRSTMPTRVSRGAASQAGALAKVTQVARVQRYKARMERRHLSRSHIQRQNRVREQVPRHASHARNTFLHQPSKRNFCH; encoded by the exons atgtttcagcGTCTTAGCAACCTGTTGTTCGGCGATGTGGAAGAGGTGGCAGCTGATCTGAAGGGACCCAATCCATGTGTGACTGAGGCCGACGAAGAGGGATGGATGCTCGTCAACCTGGCCG ACTCTGACTGCATGATGCAGGTGGAGGATGATGTGGGAACCCCACTGACTGCACAAGCATCACCCGACAGTAAACTAGCAGATCACCAAAACACGCAAACAAGGACTGAATGCCCAGCCTCCACGCCCCGTCCGCCTCATAAGCGTCGCAGGCCGCATAAAGGTCAGACACGGGGTCCAACAGCACCTTCGGAGCCCCTGTCTTGTCCCAGTGCTAGTCCACCACACTTAGGTGCTGCCACACCCGTGAGCCTCCCGAGACGGGCCAGACTGTCCACGCCCTCCTCCACCCCGTCAATGTCTCCAGGCTCTGGGA AGGGAGCCACGGCAGAGACCAGCCCCATGGAGGACCTGCTCATAGAGCACCCCAGCATGTCTGTGTATGTCTCCCCCAACAACCTGTCCATGCTCTCCAGCAGCAACCTGTCTGTGGTGGGGGAGGAGAGCATTGTCAGCCTGGCGAGCAGTGCGAG CAGAGTGACTGAACCAGCAGCTCCCCCAGCCACCCGCAGCACTATGCCTACCAGGGTGAGCCGTGGAGCGGCTTCCCAGGCCGGGGCTTTGGCCAAGGTCACCCAAGTGGCCAGGGTCCAGCGTTACAAGGCTCGCATGGAGCGCCGCCATCTGAGCCGCAGCCACATCCAACGCCAAAACCGTGTGAGGGAGCAGGTCCCTCGTCACGCTTCGCACGCCAGAAACACCTTCCTTCACCAGCCCAGCAAGCGCAACTTCTGTCACTAA
- the tp53inp2b gene encoding tumor protein p53-inducible nuclear protein 2 isoform X3: MFQRLSNLLFGDVEEVAADLKGPNPCVTEADEEGWMLVNLAEGATAETSPMEDLLIEHPSMSVYVSPNNLSMLSSSNLSVVGEESIVSLASSASRVTEPAAPPATRSTMPTRVSRGAASQAGALAKVTQVARVQRYKARMERRHLSRSHIQRQNRVREQVPRHASHARNTFLHQPSKRNFCH, from the exons atgtttcagcGTCTTAGCAACCTGTTGTTCGGCGATGTGGAAGAGGTGGCAGCTGATCTGAAGGGACCCAATCCATGTGTGACTGAGGCCGACGAAGAGGGATGGATGCTCGTCAACCTGGCCG AGGGAGCCACGGCAGAGACCAGCCCCATGGAGGACCTGCTCATAGAGCACCCCAGCATGTCTGTGTATGTCTCCCCCAACAACCTGTCCATGCTCTCCAGCAGCAACCTGTCTGTGGTGGGGGAGGAGAGCATTGTCAGCCTGGCGAGCAGTGCGAG CAGAGTGACTGAACCAGCAGCTCCCCCAGCCACCCGCAGCACTATGCCTACCAGGGTGAGCCGTGGAGCGGCTTCCCAGGCCGGGGCTTTGGCCAAGGTCACCCAAGTGGCCAGGGTCCAGCGTTACAAGGCTCGCATGGAGCGCCGCCATCTGAGCCGCAGCCACATCCAACGCCAAAACCGTGTGAGGGAGCAGGTCCCTCGTCACGCTTCGCACGCCAGAAACACCTTCCTTCACCAGCCCAGCAAGCGCAACTTCTGTCACTAA
- the snai1b gene encoding snail family zinc finger 1b, whose translation MPRSFLVKKYFSNKKLYYRESHLESQTAFVPESFPLAELPTQNNASALTCHPSSPFFTSSDALPAPLSPITPASLPPSPLGPLNLTSSPSSSSGEEEEDGGRTSDPPSPEVIQNIFHCLHCSKSYGSLSALSHHQLSSHQLPPSGPLLQTASVPSEGSPRPAFHCKHCSKEYTSLGALKMHIRSHTLPCVCPTCGKAFSRPWLLRGHIRTHTGERPFACQHCSRAFADRSNLRAHLQTHSEVKKYQCGSCSRTFSRMSLLHKHSSSGSCPSS comes from the exons ATGCCTCGATCTTTTCTCGTCAAGAAGTATTTCTCCAACAAGAAGCTTTACTACAGAGAGAGCCATCTGGAAAGtcaaacag cttttgtccCAGAAAGCTTTCCACTGGCCGAACTTCCAACACAAAACAACGCGTCTGCGCTCACTTGCCATCCCAGCAGCCCCTTCTTCACCAGCTCCGATGCCCTGCCTGCCCCTCTCTCCCCAATCACCCCGGCGTCCCTGCCTCCCTCTCCGCTGGGCCCTCTGAACCTCACCAGCTctccctccagcagcagcggagaggaagaagaggacgGCGGCCGCACCTCGGATCCCCCCAGCCCGGAGGTCATCCAGAACATCTTCCACTGTCTACACTGCAGCAAGAGCTACGGCAGCCTCTCTGCACTCTCGCATCATCAGCTGTCCAGCCACCAGCTCCCCCCAAGCGGTCCGTTACTGCAGACTGCTTCCGTTCCCTCAGAGGGATCCCCGCGCCCAGCTTTCCACTGCAAACACTGCTCCAAGGAGTACACCAGCCTGGGGGCCCTGAAGATGCACATCCGCTCACACACTCTTCCCTGCGTGTGCCCGACTTGCGGCAAAGCCTTCTCCAGGCCCTGGCTGCTCAGAGGACACATCCGCACGCACACAG GTGAGCGCCCCTTCGCTTGTCAGCACTGCAGCCGAGCCTTCGCCGACCGCTCCAACCTGCGCGCCCACCTGCAGACCCACTCAGAGGTGAAGAAGTACCAGTGCGGCTCTTGCTCCCGGACCTTCAGCCGCATGTCCCTGCTGCATAAACACAGCTCCTCTGGGTCTTGCCCCTCATCGTAG